In Candidatus Hydrogenedens sp., a genomic segment contains:
- a CDS encoding adenylosuccinate synthase yields the protein MSIEIIVGANWGDEGKGRMVDYFAQDADFVIRYQGGNNAGHTVINEYGEFKLHLIPSGVFSKKTINILGPGMVINLQSLVEEIQSFQEKGIDPQIMISERATICFPYHQLEDVWEEERLGKNAYGSTRRGIAPVYGDRTVKKAILMGELLYPEKLKSRLEQIVKWKLQIARGVYGKESPFTFNEIWEWTQKWGGLLLPYIKDTNKILEDAVRAGKKILFEAQLGTLRDLYFGIYPYTTSSCTLSAFAPIGGGLFGFKPDRVIAVVKAFSTCVGEGPFVTLMEPEEADQLRKIAKEYGAATGRPRTIGHFDAVATRYGVKLQGATEVALTKLDSLTGRKVLKLCTHYQFEDKIFEDFPINPILEQSKPIYIELPGWDEDISKVRRFEDLPKNAQNYVIEIEKRIECPIKYISVGPEREALITR from the coding sequence ATGAGTATCGAAATTATTGTCGGAGCCAATTGGGGTGATGAGGGCAAGGGACGAATGGTTGATTACTTCGCTCAGGATGCAGATTTTGTGATTCGGTATCAAGGTGGCAACAATGCTGGCCATACAGTAATAAATGAATATGGTGAATTTAAATTGCATCTAATTCCCTCAGGCGTATTCAGTAAAAAAACGATAAATATTCTCGGTCCTGGAATGGTTATCAACTTGCAAAGCCTTGTAGAAGAGATTCAGAGCTTCCAAGAAAAAGGGATTGACCCTCAAATTATGATTTCAGAGCGGGCTACAATCTGTTTCCCGTATCACCAATTAGAAGATGTTTGGGAGGAAGAGCGGTTAGGTAAAAACGCATACGGTTCAACACGTCGTGGAATTGCACCCGTTTATGGAGACAGAACAGTTAAAAAAGCAATATTAATGGGCGAACTTCTCTATCCAGAAAAACTTAAATCGCGACTGGAACAGATTGTAAAATGGAAGTTACAAATAGCCCGCGGTGTTTATGGAAAAGAATCACCGTTTACCTTTAACGAAATCTGGGAATGGACTCAAAAATGGGGTGGACTTTTACTGCCATATATCAAAGATACAAATAAAATACTTGAAGATGCAGTCCGTGCAGGAAAGAAAATTCTTTTTGAAGCCCAATTAGGAACTCTGCGTGACCTTTATTTCGGCATATATCCATACACGACATCGTCGTGCACACTTTCAGCCTTTGCACCTATTGGGGGTGGATTGTTCGGTTTCAAACCCGACCGAGTAATCGCTGTGGTAAAAGCCTTTTCAACCTGTGTGGGTGAGGGTCCTTTTGTAACCCTGATGGAACCTGAAGAAGCCGATCAGCTCCGCAAAATAGCAAAAGAATATGGTGCAGCAACAGGGAGACCAAGAACTATTGGACATTTCGATGCTGTTGCTACCCGTTATGGTGTAAAACTTCAAGGAGCAACCGAAGTCGCTCTAACGAAATTAGATAGCCTTACTGGAAGAAAAGTCTTAAAACTTTGTACACACTATCAATTCGAAGATAAAATATTTGAAGATTTTCCAATCAATCCTATCCTTGAACAATCAAAACCGATATACATAGAACTTCCAGGCTGGGATGAAGACATTTCCAAGGTGCGTCGGTTTGAAGACCTTCCTAAAAATGCTCAAAATTATGTAATAGAAATCGAAAAAAGAATCGAATGCCCCATTAAATATATTTCTGTCGGACCTGAACGGGAAGCATTAATCACTCGATAG